One window of the Cryptomeria japonica chromosome 7, Sugi_1.0, whole genome shotgun sequence genome contains the following:
- the LOC131065058 gene encoding uncharacterized protein LOC131065058 produces the protein MPKKDEAWKYTEDFIGRQKNQTKCFFCKEINFGGINRFKYHIAGIPGHDIEVCKLQTPEAKRFCYVQLETHEQEKLTKKRQLEELSAIGSHAPTSASASASASASTSVGCVGEGSSMPPFHPSAFASASASASASASTSTPLGGTITFGPRVRKSRLDSYFVPRSTPGAQPSLEGMGCNKEVHDAARKQICKFWYFCNIPFIAARSPYWQGMVDSITICGAGFKAPTDAELSGPLLLQMVEDMKVELEDHRQSWREKGCTIMTDGWTDRRNRTLLNFLVSCGGSTMFLKSIDASSHVKNATYLCEAIEEVIQEVGEENVVQVVTDNAASYVAAGKLLMERHPKIFWSPCAAHCLDLMLEDIGKLEWVKSIVERAKYISKFIYNHALVLSIMRQYTGQKELARPGITRFASNFLTLKSLIKSKAALRRMFVGEEWTSSSYATTTAGIDVVNCIFDESGFWTPCGETVQVTEPLVVLLRVVDGEKPSMGYIYEGMDRAKEAIRSIYAGDEDKYGPIWEIIDRRWQNQLHRPIHAAAYYLNPAFRFRDDFKADEEVLSGLYTVVQKLCTDGTASRTTLQLDKYNNREGAIFSSSMCIEARTQLQPDRWWQMFGPSTPNLQKIAIRILSQPCSASGCERNWSMFEHIHSKRRNRLSVERLNDLVFVHYNLHLRTRQILDTDSSPITLAEIDPESEWITESTDPVFTEEDHEWVDQADREAEAVAMAEEEDRARSGIGTSQAETMASQSSRTYLRRICRRQTDYSEAQD, from the exons atgcCTAAAAAGGATGAGGCTTGGAAATATACTGAAGACTTTATTGgcagacaaaaaaatcaaacaaaatgttttttttgtaaagaaattaattttggtggCATCAATAGATTTAAATACCATATTGCCGGCATACCTGGCCATGATATTGAGGTATGCAAATTACAAACTCCTGAGGCAAAACGTTTCTGTTATGTCCAATTAGAaacacatgaacaagaaaagttaACCAAGAAGAGGCAATTGGAAGAGTTAAGTGCTATTGGCTCCCATGCACCCACATCCGCATCTGCATCCGCATCCGCATCCGCATCCACATCCGTAGGctgtgttggagagggttcttccaTGCCTCCCTTTCACCCTAGTGCTTTTGCTAGTGCTAGTgcttctgctagtgctagtgcttctacttctactcctCTTGGTGGCACTATTACCTTTGGCCCTAGAGTTCGGAAATCCAGGTTGGATAGTTATTTTGTGCCGCGTAGTACTCCTGGGGCACAACCCTCGCTTGAGGGTATGGGTTGCAACAAGGAGGTTCATGAtgctgcaagaaaacaaatttgcaagttttggtacttttgcaacattccatttattgcagccag gtctccttattggcaaggcatggTAGATTCCATAACCATTTGTGGTGCGGGGTTTAAAGCCCCTACCGATGCTGAGTTAAGTGGCCCCCTCTTGTTACAAATGGTTGAGGATATGAAAGTTGAGCTAGAGGACCACCGACAGTCTTGGAGAgaaaagggttgcaccatcatgacagatggttggacggataggaggaatagaacactcctaaattttcttgtttcctgcGGAG GATCTACCATGTTCTTGAAATCTATTGATGCTTCCTCACATGTGAAAAATGCCacatacttatgtgaggctattgaggaagtcatacaagaggtgggggaagaaaatgtggtgcaggtggtgacagataatgcagcaagttatgttgctgcag gtaaacttttgatggagaggcacccgaaAATTTTTTGGTCTCCTTGtgcggcccattgccttgacctcatgttggaggatattggtaagcttgaatgggtgaaatcaatagttgaaagggccaaatatatcagcaagtttatctacaatcatgcattggtccttagcattatgaggcaatacacggggcAAAAGGAGTTGGCTCGTCCAGGCATCACGAGGTTTGCCTCAAACTTCCTCACACTGAAATCCTTGATAAAATCAAAGGCGGCTTTGAGgcgtatgtttgttggtgaggagtggacttcctcatcctatgctacaacCACTGCagggatagatgtggtaaattgcatttttgatgagtCAGGTTTTTGGACCCCCTGTGGAGAAACCGTGCAg gtcactgagcccctcgtagttctcctacgagttgttgatggggagaagccctctatgggctatatatatgagggtatggatagggccaaggaggccattaggtccatatatgcaggagatgaggataagtatggccccatttgggagattattgataggagatggcagaaccagcttcacaggcccatccatgcagcagcctattacCTCAATCCGGCATTTCGATTCCGTGATGACTTCAAGgcagatgaggaggttcttagtggccTGTATACAGTGGTTCAAAAGTTGTGTACTGATGGCACAGCCTCAAGAACAACGCTCCAGCTGGATAAATATAATAATCGAGAAGGGGCAATCTTCTCAAGCAGCATGTGCATAGAGGCTCGAACACAATTGCAGCCAG atagatggtggcaaatgtttgggccctcaaccccaaaccttcaaaaaattgccatccgtattttgagccagccatgcagtgcttctggatgtgagcgcaattggtcaatgttcgagcacatccattcgaagaggcgtaatagattgtctgtggagaggttgaatgatcttgtttttgttcattacaacctccatcttaggaccagacagattttggacactgactcctctccgatcacttTAGCGGAGATCGATCCAGAGTCTGAGTGGATCACTGAGTCTACCGATCCCGTCTTCACTGAGGAGGAccatgagtgggttgaccaggcagacagagaggctgaggctgtggctatggcagaggaggaggatagagcacgatccggCATAGGCACCTCACAGGCGGAGACTATGGcttctcagtcatccaggacctaccttagacgcattTGTAGGAGGCAGACAGACTACTCTGAGGCTCAGGATTAg